A DNA window from Anas acuta chromosome 4, bAnaAcu1.1, whole genome shotgun sequence contains the following coding sequences:
- the AADAT gene encoding kynurenine/alpha-aminoadipate aminotransferase, mitochondrial isoform X2, translating into MNYSRFLTTVSAARKESPIRLLTELMQRSPPSLISLAGGAPNPNVFPFKKATVAIGHGNAIEIGEDLMKRALQYSASAGIPELLSWLKNFQRNLHNPPTANYSPEQGQMEVCVTTGSQEGLCKVFEMLINPGDNILLDAPTYAGTLAALRPLGCNIINVPSDQHGIIPNALKEILSAWSPEDIKSRSHSLPKFLYTIPNGCNPTGNSLTAERKKEIYQLARKYDFLIIEDDPYYFLQFEKPWAPTFLSMDLDGRVIRTDSFSKILSSGLRIGFLTGPKPLIDRVILHIQVSTMHTSTFTQIMISQLLQQWGEKGFLEHIDRVVEFYKTQRDAMLVAADKWLKGLAEWYPPAAGMFLWIKIKGVSDTEQLIMEKALQKEVLLVPGRAFNINSSEPSSYVRASFSLSSPAQMDLAFRRLADLIKEA; encoded by the exons CTGAATTGATGCAAAGGTCTCCTCCATCTCTCATCTCTCTGGCTGGAGGGGCACCAAACCCtaatgtttttccatttaagAAGGCTACTGTTGCCATTGGACATGGAAATGCTATTGAGATTGGGGAAGATTTGATGAAGAGGGCTCTTCAGTACTCCGCCTCAGCAGG GATTCCAGAACTGTTGTCTTGGTTAAAGAACTTTCAGAGAAATCTACACAATCCACCAACAGCCAACTATAGTCCTGAGCAAGGACAAATGGAAGTGTGTGTCACaactggcagccaggaaggcttGTGCAAA gtATTTGAAATGCTCATTAATCCTGGAGACAACATCCTTTTGGATGCACCTACATATGCTGGGACACTAGCAGCT CTGAGACCTTTGGGTTGTAACATTATTAATGTTCCTAGTGACCAACATGGCATTATTCCAAACGCTCTAAAAGAAATTCTATCTGCTTGGAGTCCAGAAGATATAAAAAGTCGTAGTCACAGTCTCCCCAAATTCCTATACACTATTCCGAATGGCTGCAACCCAACTGGCAACTCTCTGACTGCAGAGCGCAAAAAGGAGATCTACCAG ctTGCAAGAAAATATGATTTCCTTATAATAGAAGATGATCCTTACTACTTCCTTCAGTTTGAAAAG ccatgggctCCAACTTTTCTCTCAATGGATTTGGATGGCCGAGTTATCAGGACTGACTCTTTCTCTAAAATTCTCTCATCTGG gTTGAGAATAGGTTTTCTGACAGGTCCCAAGCCTCTTATTGACAGAGTTATTCTACACATTCAGGTTTCAACAATGCACACCAGCACTTTCACACAG atTATGATATCACAGCTTCTTCAGCAATGGGGAGAAAAGGGCTTTTTGGAGCATATAGACAG AGTTGTGGAGTTCTACAAGACCCAGCGGGATGCAATGCTTGTTGCTGCTGACAAGTGGTTAAAAG gcTTGGCAGAATGGtatcctcctgctgctggcatgtTCTTATGGATCAAAATTAAGGGAGTTTCTGATACAGAGCAGCTGATCATGGAAAAAGCCTTGCAGAAAGAA GTGTTACTTGTTCCTGGAAGAGCATTCAATATCAATAGTTCAGAGCCTAGTTCTTATGTCAGAGCTTCCTTCTCTCTATCTTCTCCAGCCCAGATGGATCTG GCTTTCAGGAGACTGGCTGACCTTATAAAAGAAGCTTGA
- the AADAT gene encoding kynurenine/alpha-aminoadipate aminotransferase, mitochondrial isoform X1, which yields MSIPEALSSQRYVQLSAFPTDMNYSRFLTTVSAARKESPIRLLTELMQRSPPSLISLAGGAPNPNVFPFKKATVAIGHGNAIEIGEDLMKRALQYSASAGIPELLSWLKNFQRNLHNPPTANYSPEQGQMEVCVTTGSQEGLCKVFEMLINPGDNILLDAPTYAGTLAALRPLGCNIINVPSDQHGIIPNALKEILSAWSPEDIKSRSHSLPKFLYTIPNGCNPTGNSLTAERKKEIYQLARKYDFLIIEDDPYYFLQFEKPWAPTFLSMDLDGRVIRTDSFSKILSSGLRIGFLTGPKPLIDRVILHIQVSTMHTSTFTQIMISQLLQQWGEKGFLEHIDRVVEFYKTQRDAMLVAADKWLKGLAEWYPPAAGMFLWIKIKGVSDTEQLIMEKALQKEVLLVPGRAFNINSSEPSSYVRASFSLSSPAQMDLAFRRLADLIKEA from the exons CTGAATTGATGCAAAGGTCTCCTCCATCTCTCATCTCTCTGGCTGGAGGGGCACCAAACCCtaatgtttttccatttaagAAGGCTACTGTTGCCATTGGACATGGAAATGCTATTGAGATTGGGGAAGATTTGATGAAGAGGGCTCTTCAGTACTCCGCCTCAGCAGG GATTCCAGAACTGTTGTCTTGGTTAAAGAACTTTCAGAGAAATCTACACAATCCACCAACAGCCAACTATAGTCCTGAGCAAGGACAAATGGAAGTGTGTGTCACaactggcagccaggaaggcttGTGCAAA gtATTTGAAATGCTCATTAATCCTGGAGACAACATCCTTTTGGATGCACCTACATATGCTGGGACACTAGCAGCT CTGAGACCTTTGGGTTGTAACATTATTAATGTTCCTAGTGACCAACATGGCATTATTCCAAACGCTCTAAAAGAAATTCTATCTGCTTGGAGTCCAGAAGATATAAAAAGTCGTAGTCACAGTCTCCCCAAATTCCTATACACTATTCCGAATGGCTGCAACCCAACTGGCAACTCTCTGACTGCAGAGCGCAAAAAGGAGATCTACCAG ctTGCAAGAAAATATGATTTCCTTATAATAGAAGATGATCCTTACTACTTCCTTCAGTTTGAAAAG ccatgggctCCAACTTTTCTCTCAATGGATTTGGATGGCCGAGTTATCAGGACTGACTCTTTCTCTAAAATTCTCTCATCTGG gTTGAGAATAGGTTTTCTGACAGGTCCCAAGCCTCTTATTGACAGAGTTATTCTACACATTCAGGTTTCAACAATGCACACCAGCACTTTCACACAG atTATGATATCACAGCTTCTTCAGCAATGGGGAGAAAAGGGCTTTTTGGAGCATATAGACAG AGTTGTGGAGTTCTACAAGACCCAGCGGGATGCAATGCTTGTTGCTGCTGACAAGTGGTTAAAAG gcTTGGCAGAATGGtatcctcctgctgctggcatgtTCTTATGGATCAAAATTAAGGGAGTTTCTGATACAGAGCAGCTGATCATGGAAAAAGCCTTGCAGAAAGAA GTGTTACTTGTTCCTGGAAGAGCATTCAATATCAATAGTTCAGAGCCTAGTTCTTATGTCAGAGCTTCCTTCTCTCTATCTTCTCCAGCCCAGATGGATCTG GCTTTCAGGAGACTGGCTGACCTTATAAAAGAAGCTTGA